The genomic interval GTTCAATCTGGCGGGCAAGCGGGCGCTGACCGTGGTCGCCGGCGGCAGCCCGGAGGCGCCGGGCTTCCCGCTGGTCGGCTATCTGGCCGGACGGGCCGCCTTCGAGTCCGGGCTGACCAGCCTGCGCGACTTTCCCGGCCGGTCGGTGGCGATCACCCAGGTCGGGTCCAGCTACCACTACTCCCTGCATCTGCTGGCGCGGAAATACGGCTTCGACCTGGGGACGGTCCGGCTCCAGCCCTTGCAGAGCCTGTCCAACATGACCTCCGCCCTGACCGGCGGGCGGGTCGACGCGGCGCTGCTGCCGACCACCATCCTGCCCGATCTGGTGCGGTCGGGAGCCGCCCATCTGCTCGGCTGGGTGGGGGACGAGACGCCCTGGCAGATGTGCGGGGTCTTCGTGTCCCAGCGGGTGGCCGCCGACCGCGCCCTGGCGGCGCGCATCCTCCAGGTCTACCGGCGCGGCTGCGAGACCTATGCGGGAACCCTGCTGGCCGCGCGGGTGAACGGCACCGCCCCCATCGACGCCGCCACCCGCCCCCTGCTGGAGGTGCTGGCCCGCCACTCGCGCCAGCCGGTGGAGCGGATCGCCGAGACGCTGCCCTTCATCCGCGCCGACGGCAAGCTGATCCTCGACAGCGTGCAGGACCAGATCGACTGGATGGCCGCCACCGGGCTGGTGTCCGAGCGCTATCCGGTCCGCAGCATCGTGGACGCCGATTTCGGTTACATCGCCTGACCGCCGCTAAATTAAACTAATAAATAATGTTGTTTGTCAGCAAATCACACTTTTTATGGAAGAGGAGAGCGGGATCGCCTATCCTTGCGGCACAGCCTTCCGTTTCCATCGCCAGCCGGGTGTATCCAGCATGCTCGACATCGGAAGAAAGTTGCAGGATCTGCGCGAGGCGCACGGCCTGTCACAGCGCGCCCTGGCGCGCCGGGCGGGCATCAGCAACGCCTTGATCTCGCTGATCGAGAAGGAGAAGACCAGCCCGTCCGTCGCGTCGCTGAAGAAGATCCTCGACAGCTTCCCCGTCGAACTGTCCGACTTCTTCGCGCCGCGCCCGGACGCGCCGCCCAAGACCGGCGCGCCGCGGAAGTAACCGTCCCCTCAACCGGCCGGTGCGGGGCCGGCGGCGAACTCCGCGGCGAACTCCGCCGTGAACAGCGCGACCAGATGCTCGATCACCGCCCGGACCCGCGGCACGTCGCGCAGGTCCGGGTGCAGCACCAGCCACCCCTCGCGCTCCAGCGGCGGGGCGTCGCAGGGCACCGGCAGCAGGTCCGGCTCCCCCGCCGCCAGCCAGTAGGGCAGCAGCGCCACCCCGAATCCCGCCTTCGCCGCCGCGAGCTGGGTCTGCAGGCTGTTGGAGCGGAAGGCGACGCGGCGCCCGGCCATGTGGCGGGCCAGCCAGACCGCCTCCGGCAGGTCGGCCAGAGCCTCGTCGTAGCCGATCACCGTGTCGGGCGCCCCGGCGGCCGCGAACAGGCCGTAGCCCATGGTGGCGAGCCGCCGCGCGATCAGGTCGCCGCGCTGCGGCCGGGCGAGCCGGATGGCGATGTCGGCCTCCCGCCGCGCGAGGCTGAGCGAGCGGTTGTCCACCGTCACCTCCAGGTCGATTCCCGGATGGCGGGCGCGGAACGGCCCCAGCCGCGGCATCAGGAAACGGTCGGCCAAAGCCTGGGTGGTGGTCAGCCGGACGGTGCCGGTCAGCCCGGCCTCCCGCCCGCCCTGGCTCGACACCTGGCGCAGGATGGCCAGCGCCCGCTCGTCCATCCCGTCGGCCAGCGCGAAGACCGCCTCGCCGTCGGCGGTCAGGCTGTAACCGTCGGCCCGCCGATCCACCAGACTGCGGCCCAGCCCCTCCTCCAGCGCGGCGACCCGGCGCCCGACCGTCGCGTGGCTGATCCGCAGCGCGCGGGCCGCCGCCGACAGGCTGCCGGTGCGGGCCAGCTCCAGGAAGATGCGCAGATCGTCCCAGTTCAGGGTGCCCATCTGTTTCGGGGTGCCTGTCTGTTTATGAACAGTCATTGCGCAAACCTATCGAATGTCCGGCCAAAAGCACACAGGGCACACTGCGCCCCGACCCTTCCTTTTTCCGGAGCCGCAACCACCATGAGCGCCACCCCGAAGACCCTGCTCGCCCTCGCCGGAGCCCCCGCCACGCCGAGCCCGCTCGACTCCGCCGTGCTGGTGCTGATCGACGCCCAGCGCGAATACACCGAGGGCGCCCTTCCCCTGGTCGGGGTGGAGGCCGCGGTGGCCGAGGCCGCGCGTCTGCTGGAACTGGCGCGCAAGGCCGGTACCCCGGTCTTCCACATCGTCCACCACGGCAAGCCCGGCGGCGCCCTGTTCAACCCGGAAGGCCCGCTGTCCGGCATTGTCGCCCCGCTGATCCCGCTGGACGGCGAGACGGTGGTGGTGAAGCACCTGCCCAACGCCTTCGCCGGGACGGACCTCGACGCCCTGATCCGCGCCACCGGGCGCAAGGAGCTGATCGTCGCCGGCTTCCAGACCCACATGTGCGTCAGCAGCACGGTGCGCGCCGCCCTCGACCTCGGCTGGCGGACCACGGTCGTGGACGCGGCCAGCGCCACCCGCGACCTCCCCGACGGGGCCGGCGGCGTGATCCCGGCCGAGGCGCTGCACCGCGCCAACCTCGCCGCCCTGGCCGACCGCTTCGCCGTGGTGGTCAAGGACAGCCGCGCCTGGGCGTAAGGACGGCGCGAGGCGGGTTGGCGGGTCATGGCGGGTCCTGCCACAGGGTCTCCTTCCACACGGCCCGCACCGCCGCCCGCAGGGCCTGGAGCGCCGGCTCGCCCTCCTTGTCCAGCGGCAGGATCAGATGGAGGTGGCTGCGCAGGGCCTCGCCGGGCCACAGCGCCACCTCCCCCGCCGCCGCCGCCGCCAGCGCCTGCTCCTCGCGCAGCAGGGCGAGGCCCAGCCCTTCGGTCACCAGCCCCTTCAGGGCGCTTTCCTGATCGACCTCGATGATCGTGCCGGGGGCGACGCCGTTCCGGGCGAAGGCCCGCGCGGCGATCAGGTGGAAGCTGCAGCGCGGCGGCGTACCGACCCAGGGCAGGGCGGCCAGATCGCTCCAGCCCGCCCCGGCCAGCCGGTCCCGCCAGCCAGCCGGCCCGACGACGCGCAGCCGCACTGGCGCCACCGGCAGATGGCGCAGCGCCCGGTCGGGCCGCTCCTCCAGCACGAAGCCGGCGTCCAGGCGCCCGTCCTGCACCTGATCCGCCACGTCGGCGGACAGGTGGTGCGACACCCGCAGGCGCAGCCGGGGGTGCGTGGCCAGCAGGGTGGACAGCAGCGTCCCCAGCCGCAACGCCGCCGGATCGCTGGCGATGCCCAGGGCGAGCGGCCCGGCGGCGTCGCCCTGCAGGCCGCGGGCGCGGTTGACCAGCGTCTTGGCGGCGTCGAGCGTGCGCTCCGCCTCCTCCAGCAGGATCAGCCCCTCGCGGGTCAACTGCATGCCCTTGGCCGTGCGTTCGAACAGCACGGTGCCAAGCTCCTCCTCCAGCAGCTTGATGTGCCCGCTGACCGCCGGCTGGCTGAGCAGCAGGATCTGCGCGCTTCGGGTCAGGCTGCCCTCGCGCGCCACGGTCGCGAAGGTCTTCAAATGGTGCAGTTCCATGAGCGTTCCGCCGTCCGGCTTGCCCTCCCCCCGGCACGGTCGCCGGGACAGCATCATACGATACCGCAAGTGTCTTTGCACAAGATTCAGCCATCCCGCGGCGTTAAGAATATTTTACAGCCATCGACGACAATCAATGACTCAAACATACAGAGTATTTACGCGAACACTCGGCGATGATTTGTTTTCATCATTATTTAAAAACACATTCGTATGGATCGGCTCACCCATCAATTTCTGCGATATTGGGGCTCGGAATTATTTATTGGACAGTGGTCGGGCCTTCGACTGAATTCTCTATCGGATCACTGCGTAAATATATTCAAACAACATGCAGGATCGGTGCTTCACACGGACGCCTTCCCAGTGGAGGCCGCCACCACGAGCGAGTTCCCAATGTCAGACCCTGCCGGCCAACGCCCGCCAACTCAAAAGTCCCCCGCCCGAAACGCCTACGGGCCTCCGGCCATCCCGGAAACACCGCTCGCCGACGCCCTGCTGGCGGCCGCCGGGAGCACCCGCGCGTCGTTCCACGCGCTGCCGGTCAGCCGGCGCGGCTCCATCCGGGAGTCGGCCTTCGCCGATGCCTACGACGCCCTGTTCGGGCGCGGCCTGTTCAGCGAGGCGACGATCACCGCCCCGCCGCTCGACAGCTTCTTCTTCCCGCACCGCTCGCTGGCCCGCGCGGAGGAGCTGGCGGCGCTCGCCTTCGGAGCGACGGGCACGCTGTTCGTCACCGCCGGGACGACCACCGCCAACCTGATCGCGCTGGAAGCCCTGATCACCCGCCCCGACGTCCGGGTGCTGGCCGACAAGGGCACCCACCAGTCGATCCATTTCGCCCTGTCCGACAAGCACGCGGCGGTGCACTACATCGAGCCGCGCGTCTTCTGCGAGCATTCGGAACGCGCGGCCCTGTCCCTGCCCGCGCTTCTGGAGCAGGCCGCGGCGGCGGAGCGCGCGGGCGCGCCCTACGAGCTTCTGGTGCTGAACGGCCAGTCCTACGACGGCGTCGTCTACGACATCCGGGCCATCCTCACCGCCCTGGCGGAGGCCAGCCCGTCGCTGACCACCGTCTTCGTGGACGAGGCGTGGGGCGCCTGGAGCTACTTCCACGAGACGACGCGTGGGCGCACCGCCCTGCACGCCCGCGCCGCCGACCCGGCGCTGGAGCGCTTCACGGTCGTCGCCACCCACTCCGCCCACAAGTCGCTGAGCGCGCTGCGCCAGGGCTCGCTGATCCATTTCAGCGGCGATCCGGAGCTGGCGGAACGGCTGCGGCTCGGCCGCTACCGCCACCACACCACCTCGCCCAGCTACCCGATCCTCGCCTCGCTCGACCTCGCCCGCGCCCAGATGGAACTGGAGGGGCGGGATCTGGTCGAACGCTCGCTGCGGCTCGCCCGGCGGGTGAGCGAGACGGTGGCCGGCGACCCGGCGCTGAGCGCCTTCTCGGTCAACGCCCCCGCCGTGCCGGACGCCTTCGCCGGCCACGCCGCCATCGACCCGACCAAGCTGTCGCTGAAGGTTTCCGGCCTGCCCATCGACGCGCCGGAGCTGCGCGAGCGGCTGTACAGCCGGCACGGCCTCTACGTGAACCGCTGCACCCGGACCTCGCTGCTGCTGAACCTGCACATCGGCATCGGCGAGGAGGAGGTGGAGGTCCTGCTCGACACCCTGCGCGCGATCCAGCGCGAGCTGTCGCCCACTGTGGAGAAGACCGAGGAGAAGCGGGTGTCCACCTCCTTCATCATCCCCTACCCGCCGGGCGTGCCGATCATCGTCCCCGGCGAGGAGATCGGCGGCGACACGCTGCGCCGGATCGAAGCGATCCGATCCGCCGGCGCCCGCATCTACACCATCGAACACCGCCCACGCTGAGAGACGACCATGATTCCCCTGTCCCGAATCGAGGAAATCGCCGCCTCGCGCGCCGATCTGGCGGCCATCGTCGCCGGTGCCGAGACCCTGAGCTGGCGCCAGTACGCCGACGCCGTGCGCGACGCGGCGGAAGGGCTGGCCGGCGCCGTCGCGCTGGACGAGCTGCGCACCGTCGCCTTCCTGTCGCACAACCGCGCGGAGCTGGTGGTCGCCGCCTCCGCCGCCGCCACGCTGAAGACGACGTTGTGCGGCCTCGACTATTCCCTGTCGCAGGCCGCCCTGGCGGAGCTGCTGGAGCGCATCGAGGCCGACCTGCTGATCGTCTCCTCCGGCTTCCTGGCCGACCGCGGCATCAACGTCCGCACGCTGGCGGCGGGCCGCGCGGTGATCGATCTCGACAGCCGGCTGCCCGGCGCCACGCCCTACGCCGCCTTCGCCGGGCTGGCCGCCGGGCGGCGCACGCCGAACGCTCCGGCCCGGCCGTTCCGCGCCATCTCCTTCACCTCCGGCACCTCCGGCACGCCGAAGCCGGTGATCCGCACCGCCTCCTTCGACGCGCGGCGCTTCGCCTATTTCACGGCGCGCTACGGCTTCTCCTCCGCCGACCGTCACCTCGCCACCATCCCGCTCTACCACGCGGCGGGCGGCGGCTGGGCGCGGCTGTTCCTCCAGCTCGGCGCGACGCTGGTGCTGGCCCCGCCCGACGACCCGCTGGAGGCCGCCGAACTGATCCGCCGGGAGTGGATCACCTCCAGCACCATGACCCCGCCGATCCTGTCGGGCGTGCTGCGCGAGGTCGCCCGCGGCCGGGCGCGCGTCACGCCCAACCAGCTCCGCTTTGTCCTGGTCGGCGGCAAGCATTTCCCCGCCCCGGCCAAGCAGGAGGCGCTGCAGGTGCTGGGTCCGGTCGTCTACGAGTATTACGGCACCACCGAGACCGGGGTGAACACCATCGCCGAGCCGGCGGACCTGCTGACCCACCCGGCCAGCGTCGGGCGCGTCTATGACGGCAACCGCATCCTGATCCTCGACCCGGAGCGCAAGCCGGTGCCGGCGGGAATCGTCGGGTCGGTGGCCATCGCCAGCTACATGAACATGGACACTTATCTCGGCGCCCCGGCCAACCGGGTGCAGATCGACGGGGAGCGCTACCTGATCACGTCGGAGGCCGGCTATCTGGACGAGGACGGGCGGCTCTACCTGCTCAACCGTTCGCAGGGGGCGGACAGCGTGAATCTCTACGCGCTGGAGAACGCCATCCGCCACATCCGCGGAGTGGAGGACGTGGCGCTGCTGCGCCGGTCCGGGGCCGGACCGGTGGCGGTGGACTGCGCGGTGGTGCTGAAGGCGTCCGCCGGGGCCGGAGCCGCCGACGAGGTGCGGGCCCGCGCCGCCGAGATCCTGCGGCGCGAGCGGATCGCCCTGGCGCGCTTCGAGCCGCTCGACCAGATTCCCTACAGCCCGTCCGGCAAGGTCCGCGCGGCGGCGCTGGAGGAGGCCATCGGCCGCGCCGGGGAGGAGGCCGCCAAGTCCGGTTTGGGCAAGCCGGCGGCCGGCAAGGCGGCCGTTGCCCCGAAGGCGCGGACCGGCGGCACGGTGGACGGCGTGCTGCTGGGCATCGCGCTGCTGGCGCTGACCGCCATCTCCTGGGGTGGCATGTTCCCGGTGGCCAAGGCGGCCCTGGCGAGCATCGACGGCTTCTACCTGACCCTGCTGCGCTACGGCTTCGCCTCGCTGATCCTGATCGGCATCCTGGTCCGGGTGGAGGGCTGGCGGGCGCTGGCGACGGAGGGCCACGGCGGCAAGCTGTTCTTCTACGGCTCCATGGGCTTCGCCGGCTTCAGCATCCTGGCCTTCGTCGGTCTGGCCCAGTCCAAGGCGGAGCATGGCGCGATCATCATGGCGCTGATGCCGCTGATCACCGCGCTGCTGACCTGGGCCATCAAGGGGGTGCGTCCGAACCGGGTGACCTTCCTGTGCATCGCGGCGGCGCTGGCCGGGGTGGCGCTGGTGGTGACGCGCGGCAGCCTGTCGGCGCTGGACGGCGGCGCCCTGCTGCCCGATCTGCTGATCCTGGGCGGGGCGGCGAGCTGGGTCGTCTACACGCTGGGCGCGGCCACGGTGCCGGGCTGGTCGCCGCTGCGCTACACGACGGTCAGCGCGGCGCTGGGCACCGTCACCATCGCCGCCGTGACGGCGCTGGCCACCGCGGCGGGGTTGGTCGCCGTGCCGTCGCTGGAGACGGTGTGGTCGGTGCGGGCGGAGATCGCCTATCTGGTGCTGATCGCGGCGGTTCTGGCGGTGTTCAGCTGGAACATCGGGATCAAGCTGCTGGGGCCGGTGAACGGGGTGCTGTTCATCAACCTCGTGCCGATCACCGCCTTCGCCATCGGGCTGGCCCAGGGCCGGGCGTTCGGCGACGTGGAACTGGCCGGCGCCGGGCTGACCATCGGCGCGCTCGTGGTGAACAACCTGAACAGCCGCGGCTTCTTCCGCTTCCGCCGGGCGGAGCGGGCGGTGGGTGGCGGTGGCGCGCTGACGCCGGTAGCGGTCGGTGCCGGGGGGCGGTAAGTCCTTGCCCCCTCCCTGACCCTCCCCCGCTTCGCGAGGGAGGGGATAAAACTCCCTCTCCTGCGAAGCGGGGGAGGGAAGGGGCCCGCGGCGAAGCCGTGGGAAGGGTGGGGGCAACCGCTCCACCCGCCCGAACCACTCACCCCGCCAGAAGACAGGCCACCCGATGCCCCTCCCCCACCCCGCGCAACGCCGGCACCGCGCGCCCGCAGTCCGGCACCGCCATGGGGCAGCGCGGGTGGAAGGGGCAGCCCTCGGGGCGCTGCGCCAGGGACGGCGCCTCGCCGCGCGCCGGCACGGCTCCCTCCGGCAGGGCGCTTCGGGAATCGGCCAGAAGGGCCTGGGTGTAGGGGTGGCGCGGGCGGTCGAACAGGGCGTCCACCGGCCCCTCCTCGACCACGCGGCCGAGATACATGACCACCACCCGGTCGCAGATGTGGCCGACCACCGACAGGTCGTGGCTGATGAACAGGATCGCCAGACCGCCCTGGTCGCGCAGGTCGAGGAACAGGTTGAGGATGCCCGCGCGCACCGACACGTCGAGCGCGGTCACCGGCTCGTCGCAGACCAGCAGGTCGGGCCGCACGGCCAGCGCGCGGGCGATGCCGATGCGCTGGCGCTGCCCGCCGCTGAAGCGGTGGGGGTGGTTGCGGCGCAGCGCCGGGTCGAGACCGACGCGCAGCAGCTGCGCCGCCACATGGTCGGCCAGCGCAGCGCGCGGCACCAGCCGGTGGAAGCGCACCGCCTCCCCGACGATCTCCTCGACGGTGAAGCGCGGGTTCAGGCTGGCGTGGGGGTTCTGGAAGACCATCTGGACGCGCAGCCGGGCGGCCCGCGCCTCGGCGGCGGGCCGTTCGGCGAGATCCTGCCCATCGATCAGCACGCGGCCGGCACTGGGCGGCAGGAGCCCGGCGGCGATCCGCGCCACGGTCGATTTCCCGCAGCCCGATTCCCCGACCAGCCCGACGAGTTCCCCCCGCCGCACCGCCAGATCCACCCCGTCCACGGCGCGCAGGACGGCGCCCCGCCGCCCCGGAATGGGAAACAGCCGCGAGACGCCGCGCAGCTCGGCCAGGGGCGGGCTCATCGCGGCCCCTCCGGACCGGGATTCAGGCAACGCACGCCGCCCCGCCCGTCCACCCGCCCCCGCCAGGGCGGGTCGGCGGCGCAGGCCGGCACGGCGGCAGCGCAGCGCGGGCGGAAGGCGCAGCCCGCCGGGCGGCCGGACAGCGTCGGCGGCAGGCCGGGAATCGGCGTCAGCCGGCTGCCCCGCGGCCCCCGCGGCAGGCTGGCAAGCAGCCCGGCGGTGTAGGGGTGGGCCGGGCGGAACAGCAGCTCTCCCGCCGGAGCCTGCTCGACGATGCGGCCCGCGTACATCACGGCGATCTCGTCGGAAAGCTGTTCGGCCACCGACAGGTCGTGGGTGATCCACAGCACCGCCGTCCGCCCGCCCCCACCGGACGCTCCCCCGGCCAGCCCGCGGATCTCCCGCAGGATCTGCGCCTGGATAGTGGCGTCGAGCGCGGTGGTCGGCTCGTCGGCGATGATCAGGTCCGGCTCGTGCAGCAGCGCGATGGCGATCGCCACCCGCTGGCGCAGGCCGCCGGACAGCTCGTGCGGGTGGGCGTCCAGCCGCTCCTCCGGCCCCGGCACGCCGACCCGGCCCAGCGCGTCGC from Azospirillum sp. TSH58 carries:
- a CDS encoding AMP-binding protein — encoded protein: MIPLSRIEEIAASRADLAAIVAGAETLSWRQYADAVRDAAEGLAGAVALDELRTVAFLSHNRAELVVAASAAATLKTTLCGLDYSLSQAALAELLERIEADLLIVSSGFLADRGINVRTLAAGRAVIDLDSRLPGATPYAAFAGLAAGRRTPNAPARPFRAISFTSGTSGTPKPVIRTASFDARRFAYFTARYGFSSADRHLATIPLYHAAGGGWARLFLQLGATLVLAPPDDPLEAAELIRREWITSSTMTPPILSGVLREVARGRARVTPNQLRFVLVGGKHFPAPAKQEALQVLGPVVYEYYGTTETGVNTIAEPADLLTHPASVGRVYDGNRILILDPERKPVPAGIVGSVAIASYMNMDTYLGAPANRVQIDGERYLITSEAGYLDEDGRLYLLNRSQGADSVNLYALENAIRHIRGVEDVALLRRSGAGPVAVDCAVVLKASAGAGAADEVRARAAEILRRERIALARFEPLDQIPYSPSGKVRAAALEEAIGRAGEEAAKSGLGKPAAGKAAVAPKARTGGTVDGVLLGIALLALTAISWGGMFPVAKAALASIDGFYLTLLRYGFASLILIGILVRVEGWRALATEGHGGKLFFYGSMGFAGFSILAFVGLAQSKAEHGAIIMALMPLITALLTWAIKGVRPNRVTFLCIAAALAGVALVVTRGSLSALDGGALLPDLLILGGAASWVVYTLGAATVPGWSPLRYTTVSAALGTVTIAAVTALATAAGLVAVPSLETVWSVRAEIAYLVLIAAVLAVFSWNIGIKLLGPVNGVLFINLVPITAFAIGLAQGRAFGDVELAGAGLTIGALVVNNLNSRGFFRFRRAERAVGGGGALTPVAVGAGGR
- a CDS encoding cysteine hydrolase family protein, which codes for MSATPKTLLALAGAPATPSPLDSAVLVLIDAQREYTEGALPLVGVEAAVAEAARLLELARKAGTPVFHIVHHGKPGGALFNPEGPLSGIVAPLIPLDGETVVVKHLPNAFAGTDLDALIRATGRKELIVAGFQTHMCVSSTVRAALDLGWRTTVVDAASATRDLPDGAGGVIPAEALHRANLAALADRFAVVVKDSRAWA
- a CDS encoding LysR family transcriptional regulator; its protein translation is MGTLNWDDLRIFLELARTGSLSAAARALRISHATVGRRVAALEEGLGRSLVDRRADGYSLTADGEAVFALADGMDERALAILRQVSSQGGREAGLTGTVRLTTTQALADRFLMPRLGPFRARHPGIDLEVTVDNRSLSLARREADIAIRLARPQRGDLIARRLATMGYGLFAAAGAPDTVIGYDEALADLPEAVWLARHMAGRRVAFRSNSLQTQLAAAKAGFGVALLPYWLAAGEPDLLPVPCDAPPLEREGWLVLHPDLRDVPRVRAVIEHLVALFTAEFAAEFAAGPAPAG
- a CDS encoding ABC transporter substrate-binding protein translates to MVSRRLFLGGAAAALATPLAAARGEAPRRLRIGTLRPISSAPLFLAHDLGYFAEAGFEPELVFFDAAQPIAVAAAGGDIDIGCCAFTGGLFNLAGKRALTVVAGGSPEAPGFPLVGYLAGRAAFESGLTSLRDFPGRSVAITQVGSSYHYSLHLLARKYGFDLGTVRLQPLQSLSNMTSALTGGRVDAALLPTTILPDLVRSGAAHLLGWVGDETPWQMCGVFVSQRVAADRALAARILQVYRRGCETYAGTLLAARVNGTAPIDAATRPLLEVLARHSRQPVERIAETLPFIRADGKLILDSVQDQIDWMAATGLVSERYPVRSIVDADFGYIA
- a CDS encoding ABC transporter ATP-binding protein, translated to MTATLPLLEVRGLRTELPARRGALNVPLNVLDGVSFSLGRGRILGLVGESGSGKSATAFSIMGLLDPPARVAGGSIRFAGRELAGLPERELRRLRGNRIAMIFQDPMMTLNPVLTIGAQIVETVLAHARVGRAEARRRARDALGRVGVPGPEERLDAHPHELSGGLRQRVAIAIALLHEPDLIIADEPTTALDATIQAQILREIRGLAGGASGGGGRTAVLWITHDLSVAEQLSDEIAVMYAGRIVEQAPAGELLFRPAHPYTAGLLASLPRGPRGSRLTPIPGLPPTLSGRPAGCAFRPRCAAAVPACAADPPWRGRVDGRGGVRCLNPGPEGPR
- a CDS encoding LysR family transcriptional regulator; the encoded protein is MELHHLKTFATVAREGSLTRSAQILLLSQPAVSGHIKLLEEELGTVLFERTAKGMQLTREGLILLEEAERTLDAAKTLVNRARGLQGDAAGPLALGIASDPAALRLGTLLSTLLATHPRLRLRVSHHLSADVADQVQDGRLDAGFVLEERPDRALRHLPVAPVRLRVVGPAGWRDRLAGAGWSDLAALPWVGTPPRCSFHLIAARAFARNGVAPGTIIEVDQESALKGLVTEGLGLALLREEQALAAAAAGEVALWPGEALRSHLHLILPLDKEGEPALQALRAAVRAVWKETLWQDPP
- a CDS encoding ABC transporter ATP-binding protein, with translation MSPPLAELRGVSRLFPIPGRRGAVLRAVDGVDLAVRRGELVGLVGESGCGKSTVARIAAGLLPPSAGRVLIDGQDLAERPAAEARAARLRVQMVFQNPHASLNPRFTVEEIVGEAVRFHRLVPRAALADHVAAQLLRVGLDPALRRNHPHRFSGGQRQRIGIARALAVRPDLLVCDEPVTALDVSVRAGILNLFLDLRDQGGLAILFISHDLSVVGHICDRVVVMYLGRVVEEGPVDALFDRPRHPYTQALLADSRSALPEGAVPARGEAPSLAQRPEGCPFHPRCPMAVPDCGRAVPALRGVGEGHRVACLLAG
- a CDS encoding helix-turn-helix domain-containing protein: MLDIGRKLQDLREAHGLSQRALARRAGISNALISLIEKEKTSPSVASLKKILDSFPVELSDFFAPRPDAPPKTGAPRK
- a CDS encoding aminotransferase class I/II-fold pyridoxal phosphate-dependent enzyme — its product is MSDPAGQRPPTQKSPARNAYGPPAIPETPLADALLAAAGSTRASFHALPVSRRGSIRESAFADAYDALFGRGLFSEATITAPPLDSFFFPHRSLARAEELAALAFGATGTLFVTAGTTTANLIALEALITRPDVRVLADKGTHQSIHFALSDKHAAVHYIEPRVFCEHSERAALSLPALLEQAAAAERAGAPYELLVLNGQSYDGVVYDIRAILTALAEASPSLTTVFVDEAWGAWSYFHETTRGRTALHARAADPALERFTVVATHSAHKSLSALRQGSLIHFSGDPELAERLRLGRYRHHTTSPSYPILASLDLARAQMELEGRDLVERSLRLARRVSETVAGDPALSAFSVNAPAVPDAFAGHAAIDPTKLSLKVSGLPIDAPELRERLYSRHGLYVNRCTRTSLLLNLHIGIGEEEVEVLLDTLRAIQRELSPTVEKTEEKRVSTSFIIPYPPGVPIIVPGEEIGGDTLRRIEAIRSAGARIYTIEHRPR